A window of Castanea sativa cultivar Marrone di Chiusa Pesio chromosome 1, ASM4071231v1 contains these coding sequences:
- the LOC142644446 gene encoding uncharacterized protein LOC142644446, with the protein MGRRKTNLRTHSKSLTLERASSQDADEVGDQETHEASTQDVQPAVRVTRGASKYLDVWDLPDDEEIELSLNSLHQPVDDGARTFTGFLGTIARKPHMCPIRYLNWKNMPEEFKEECWRVVERKYSVPVNPIAYAALKAFTLQKIGKAWRDHKSRMKKRHYIPHSRNKTRVKNNPPKGCIPQDWDILVDHWYTDDAVILSEKNKDRRSKQDELHTAGSCSYAVHAAKKAKTDGQPVERAVLYQVLHTRKDGTAVNPVVKAKMDKMKELLEISSNQLQSSDTSGSIAWSPDDVFAKVMGKERKGRVRGVGFGPSPSARSSKSVLTDIEIHSSQARDNEVAQLKASLATMEEKLADFDEMKQKLSQFEEMEQRMEQRVEQRMEQRMEQRMARMFQQISPQCNQDVPLAEHSPSLPKSSAASYQPSSI; encoded by the exons ATGGGAAGGCGAAAGACAAATCTACGCACGCATTCTAAGAGTTTAACATTGGAAAGAGCTTCTTCACAAGATGCGGATGAAGTGGGGGACCAAGAAACGCACGAAGCTTCTACACAAG ATGTGCAACCAGCTGTACGTGTCACTCGCGGGGCAAGCAAGTACTTGGATGTTTGGGATCTTCCTGATGACGAAGAAATTGAGTTGTCACTAAATAGTTTGCATCAGCCGGTTGATGATGGGGCGAGGACTTTCACTGGTTTCTTGGGTACAATTGCGCGGAAACCACACATGTGCCCGATTAGATATCTTAATTGGAAGAACATGCCAGAAGAATTTAAAGAAGAGTGTTGGCGTGTTGTAGAG CGTAAATACAGTGTCCCTGTTAATCCTATTGCATATGCGGCTCTGAAGGCATTTACCTTGCAAAAAATTGGGAAGGCTTGGAGGGATCATAAGTCTAGGATGAAGAAACGACATTATATACCTCattcaagaaacaaaacacGGGTAAAGAACAACCCACCCAAGGGATGCATACCACAAGATTGGGATATACTTGTCGATCATTGGTATACTGATGATGCAGTG ATATTGTCAGAGAAGAATAAGGACCGTCGCTCTAAACAGGATGAGTTACATACTGCTGGCTCTTGTAGCTATGCTGTGCATGCTGCAAAAAAG GCAAAAACGGATGGACAACCTGTAGAGCGTGCAGTATTATATCAAGTACTACATACTCGTAAAGATGGAACTGCGGTTAACCCTGTAGTGAAAGCCAAAATG GACAAAATGAAGGAATTGTTGGAGATATCTTCAAATCAATTGCAGTCATCTGACACGAGTGGTAGTATTGCATGGTCACCAGATGATGTCTTTGCCAAAGTGATGGGTAAGGAGCGTAAAGGTCGTGTTCGTGGGGTGGGATTTGGTCCAAGCCCAAGTGCTCGAAGTAGCAAGAGCGTTCTCACGGACATTGAAATACACTCAAGTCAAGCAAGGGACAATGAAGTTGCACAACTGAAGGCTTCCTTGGCTACTATGGAGGAGAAACTAGCGgattttgatgaaatgaagCAAAAACTTAGTCAATTCGAAGAAATGGAGCAAAGAATGGAGCAAAGAGTGGAGCAAAGAATGGAGCAAAGAATGGAGCAAAGAATGGCTCGCATGTTTCAACAAATTTCTCCTCAATGCAATCAG GATGTTCCTTTGGCCGAACATTCTCCAAGTCTGCCAAAATCGTCAGCCGCATCCTATCAACCAAGCAGCATATAA
- the LOC142634055 gene encoding uncharacterized protein LOC142634055 has product MSNILILKEKTGHSPNRIELFDITHVQANGQVVNESTQDALVALRNLTTQVNEGALQISQDQMFVEVFGPERHGRVRGYGAGVTPTMLWGSSSSRMYDLEKRLQESEQKRLESEHKRIEADAELKGEVKHLKSMLEQQAIQMAEQRRHFEEQQASQMAEQRAHYDNMMMQMFNYITSQSTQSSSGH; this is encoded by the exons ATGTCCAATATTCTGATTCTT AAAGAGAAGACAGGTCATAGCCCTAATAGAATTGAATTATTTGACATCACCCATGTGCAAGCTAATGGGCAAGTAGTAAATGAATCAACACAAGATGCATTG gtggCATTGAGGAATCTTACTACTCAAGTGAATGAGGGGGCATTGCAAATATCTCAAGATCAAATGTTTGTGGAGGTGTTTGGACCTGAACGTCATGGACGAGTTCGTGGCTATGGGGCTGGAGTCACTCCTACTATGTTATGGGGTTCCTCCTCATCTAGAATGTATGATCTTGAGAAGCGACTCCAAGAATCTGAACAAAAACGCTTAGAATCTGAACACAAACGAATAGAGGCTGATGCAGAGTTGAAAGGAGAAGTAAAGCACCTCAAAAGCATGCTCGAACAACAAGCTATTCAAATGGCAGAACAAAGAAGACATTTTGAGGAACAACAAGCTAGTCAAATGGCTGAACAAAGAGCACATTATGACAATATGATGATGCAGATGTTCAATTATATCACCTCGCAATCAACCCAATCTAGTAGTGGTCACTAA